AAAGAATAAAATGTCATGGTAGGTACCCCAAACACACAATGACTCTTTTAGTGGACGAGAAGTATTACAAGTTGGACGtctattaggccaaaaaaagagaattttTCTGTCACTTAAAaccctcgcgtcggtctttttttttcgtgtttgtccgaTATGGGCGAAACACATAAATAACCCTCCCtccttcagtgaagacaactacagagccaatcgtgaacaagcaaataacatctgccccacatacacacttgctctagagtactaaataaaaaaagaacagtaactgccagaaatagtagattgagtgacaggtttgttgagaataaaaaaaaatcgtgCCGTCGTACCACTGTAGACGGAATGTCCTGACCAGACACAATTCCTTTTTGGATCGTACGACTTGTCTATGTCgatatttgataaataaaaaactTGTGTATTTGCATGTATTGTATCAATAGCTTACCGTGTCTGATCATATAGTGCAATAATTCCGAGTTTTCAATGTGCCTCCTTTATTAAGCATTAACTTGATAGATAGGCCGTCAGACCCCGGGGCGAGATCTTCTGGAATAATATACTGCGAGATATAAGACGCCATCATTTTACGTAACTATCATATTGAAAATGCAAGTGTCTCGGTGCCTGCGGTCAGAAATCTCGTTTTAATGGATGTAAGTGTAACCAGTGTGTAAATGACATGGGGAAAGATTGACTGAGTTGGCTTGTGAAGTCATGCGAAAAAGTGTCGTGGTAATGACATGGTAGCGATTCTGTGACTAGAAATGGTGCTGTTTGTTTATTCTAGCATATCCTATAGGATAATCCTTCAAGCTATCGTGATTAAACAGAATTAGGGGCTTAGAAATCGAAATAGAGCATCGTTATTGTCGCCGTCTTTGTTGCTGCCACCATCACAACTGACACTAGCTAGACATCTTCATgaacaccaccaccaacaccaccaccaccagtacTGTTACCATCAGCACCATCagcatcatcaccaccaccaccaccaccaccaccaccaccaccaccaccaccaacaccaacaccaccaccaccagtacTGTCACCATCAGCACcatcagcaccaccaccaccaccaacaccaccaacaccaccaccaacaccaccaccaccagtacctacaccaccaccaccaccaccaccaccagtaccAGCACCtgcaccagcaccaccagcaccGCCCCACCACCAGTACACCAGTTTTCAGTCGATGTCCACTTTACCATGCATACATTACACACAACTCTCTTCAACCAAACGATTAATTTTAAATCCGGAATATCGTATCATAGTGTCTGCTGTCATAAATGATTTATGTCGCAGTTTAAAAAAGTAAACTCAGCTGACTGCTATAAAATAGCAGCTGTAAATGTAAATGCGAAATCTATACTGTGAAATATACGAGCAAATACAACTGTACGTTTCACATCTACTATAACCGGTTGACTAGACAATGTTCATTTCACTATTAAATGTCGTCAATTTCCACGTGGTTTACCCGCGTAACTGTCAAGTTCATTTTTTTCGTAAATTTCATCTTTTCCAaccatttttaaaatttgttttagtAAATTTAATCTTTACTAACAATTCTTAACCATTTTTATagcaaatttcatattttcaaaccattttaaaatttttttttagtaaatttcatattttcgaaccattttttttattttttagtaaatttcatattttcaaaccaatttttttttacattaaattCAATATAAGGACTATTTCTAAGAATCTCTAAAAGTAAGTCCCAGtcgatatttaaaaaaaaaacagaacaagaatttgttgaaaataaatGGCGGGTAATTATTTATGAGATAATGTTCGTGGGCGCTTGGATAGTCTGGATGCCATTGCAACGTAGTGTGGTCTCCAactaaattgtaatgataccgtataggaactagactaccgcTTGAACAATCGCGATTTTCTGATTTCAGTTTCACTGATGTCATATAGTATCCAAATCTAAATTTAgaattgtgacgtcacaacaaTCGAATGACAACTCATATTTTGAAAGATGCtgattttgatattaaagttaTTAATAAAGATATCATACTGACACGCACCATAAACATTCCGGCGCGGCAAACGGAACGTTCGGCTAGCTGCCGGCATTAGCGTAGACGCCACGTGCTTGATCCTCGTTATATACCTTTTCCCAATGTAAATGCGAGCGCAATCAGTTATTCGCTAGTAATACAGGACATACAGTCCACCACCTAAGCCACTGAATTGCACCTGGGCAGTCGAGactggttgccatggttacgATATACTTCGGATCAGAATTTCTCATTACTGAATGTCAAAAGATCAGAAAAGTagtatttgaaaaaatagtGTTTTTTGTCAATCACTGTGTGTAGCTTAGATAgctaataaaatgataaatcttACTTTTGAAGTGGAACTTCACTGACGACTTAGATAATATTGCCAATAAAACGAAGAACAGTCATGACCCCCCTGTCTGTTAATGAATTCCTCTACGTGTCTGTAAATCTCTTGTCAATTTACGTCTTTGCCCAGGGGAAAGGTTAAAATGCAAGGTAAGCTGTATTCATATCGCTAACGAGACCATTTGAATGACGGGGAAGACTAATTCGTCTGCTTTTATGAAGAAATCACATTATTTTTTGGACTTCGTTTTCACCAGATAAATGCTTGGGTGTCATGAGCTTCAATCGCTTGTGCTGAGAATCACTCGTTTGACGAAACGCGTGATTTTAAGTGACGCAATCTGATGTAGTTAAAGATTTGCTGCTGTGATTTTCACAGTCTTCACCTACAACTCATTTTCTTCAACGTGATGACGTactcacaatatatatatatatatatatatatatatatatatatatatatatatatatatatatatatatatatatatatatatatatatatatatatataacaggaTATATTACAATTTCCTCGACGATCATGTTTAGACGGAAATGTTCACTGTACTACATTTGTGGTAGTAATATACTAAATCTTCAATTTCTTGTCGgcaaagaaaacaataaaaataatgttacaacAGAAAACAGCTAACTTGAAACAGAAAGTGGTTTGGTCTGGAAAAAAATCTCATACTGCTATATCCAATCATCTGGCTCATCAAACATTTTACGAACATTGCTGCATTTTATCGTCTcgtttgacaaaaaaaaagtacagttgtaacattttAACAGTGTGGAACACTTAGGGGGAGCTCATGCAAACATAATTTCATAGCAACCTTCATAGGATTTTTGTGGAGCCAAGCGACAAATTGTGGCAGTGTtaatagcaatattttttgttgagccagacaaaacaatgtagcaatgtctgTAGGATCACCACCCCATGGTGGCACTGTTAGAAAGATATCGATCTGACCAGACAATAGTCTACAGCGATATCTGTAACagttttgtcaagccagacgataaaatgtagcaatgttgtgtttgatactaaaatatttgtatagAAGGCAGCATTCCATTTCATGTGAACCGGCTTctattgttgaaaataaaacagctTGGATTCACCCAAATAAATTGCTCTGTGCTACATTCAATGACTCAATGCGTCACCATATTAATGGATATGATCACTTTTGAGTAAAAATCACTCATTCTTCGGCAATTTGAAAGTAGTTGACTCGTGCTTACTCAATGGTTTGTTATTACGGGTGGAAATGTCACAAAATCAATAATTGTATAAACCTTCCCTCATGTTTTCAACTCGATCACTTCAAAGAGAGCTGAATCAAAGGAAATCTATGGAGATTTCACGTAATTACCGTGGGTGTCTCCCATTCAGATCTAACGCACAGCATTTATATTGTATAGCGGCCCAGGTAATTGGTTTCTCCAATCACGCACTATATAATAACACGAGATCGCCGGCAAATATTTCACCTACACCGTCCACATGAATCACTGTGTCGTGTACACAATACAAGTCTTACATATACGTACCTTGGTTGAGAGTTTGACTTCGATTTTATCTTGGTGTCGCTCAATGAGTCCAAGCAAATATTCTTGCAGTACGCCCAGTGGTGTGCAAAACCTTTCCCCCTGCCAACAACCTTCGATGTTATCGAAGTCGACATTAAATGTTTTAAGAAATTGCACAGAACGAGTATCGAGGGCGACTTGTTGTGATTGTCCGATCAGGAAATTACGACTTTTTTGTTCCACTAAAATAATTCGCGATGTTTTCTTGGAGTAGGCTGCGATGAGTACCGCGGTGAGTCCGATGGGGTCTGAACCTAATACCAAAACGGTTACCTTTGCTCGCCATTTCCGTATCGTGTTGTAACAACATCGACATGCCGTGAAAATCACCACGACTATAATAGTGGAGAAGGTTAATTGGTAACAAATTGTGTTACTGAGTATGAGAAACGGAGACATTGACGGACATGTAGTGGATGGGTTTACCATTGCAAAGCGCTACATACGTGCGTTTTTTCAAAGTGCTCGGCTCATTGCTTGTCAGTCATCTGATCGGAGTGCGAAATCCATAAAATCTACCAAACTCTCGTTAGACGTTCACCACAGTAGCATATTGTCACCTGTTAAGCGTTCCtctattaccaccacagagaTCAGGCAATAGTACGTACGGCCTGTGACGAAACAACGATAGCAATTGCAAGAGTTGTAACGAGCACACAAGCGCTGGTTCGAACGGAAGAATATAATGCGGATTGTCGATAACAAGGCCACTCAGTGAACAAGCCGCGTGAAGGCGTTCTGCACAACTCACATATGTCGACGTCATTCAATTGGTCAGAGGACAGGGTCCAAAAAACGTTAATTATCACGCTCCACTAATTTGCCAGGCTTTGCCATTTTTTTGTTTTCGAAACAGGTTGTCCATAGCAACACAACACTTGTTTTGCAATTGGCTGGCTTATACTAACAGGCATTTGTAGACCAATATATAGTTGGTAGCTTGCAATCAAACCAATGTTAATAATTGCGATGTTACcaatattttcactattttctttcattttgagGGTCAAGTGTGGCCATAATTCTTGAATTATGATTttcaataataaaaaaaaaccaaacaggGACAGAGTAAATAGTGTGAAATATTACAGGTAGATAAATAAGCGTGTCAGTTTTTGTGATAAACGACCTCTTTACATACCGATAGGGGTTACAAAAACAACTTTAATTAACGACCGCGTCAAAATCATAAATTACGACAAGCTATAAATACTATTTAGACCAAAAAATCACACCACATCTTAGTTCGTATGTTGATCATGTTATTACTACAAGCTGATTAATTTGGGCCATCAATTCTGGCGAtcggttaccatggaaaccccATTTTATGAGCTATGAATTGCTTTGTCGACATAAggggtgtatatgtataagaTACTTAGCCTTCTGGTATGAAATAGCAATTTATATTCTGATGCGATATATTTGATGCAATATAAATGCACATTATATGTCTGTATAGCCGCTGAGCTGTATCACTACCCTTACATATCATTGCCTATATGTATTAAAGATCGACCAATTGAATCTCATCGTACTGTGTTTGAAGCCCCGGTGTAGACTAAAGAGTAACGTACAATTACAGGTGTGTATGAAATGAATTCCCTTCACTAACCTATTAACTATTCACAGAATACATCATTATACGTTGTGATATCTTTATTGTTAGTtataattacacacacatattattaCTTCTATCGCGATTAATTGGATAGAATTTATCCTTCCACAGTTACAGTCGGCTGTCACAGTTTTATGACACAATATGCCGTGGTAATGAAATCACAGCAGGGTTTAATTATGttaataaatataacataaatgAAATTAACTTAGATTTAATTCAAAATCTCCCTTGCTTGGCGTATTTATGATTTAATAAAGGTGGAGTGCTTTATTGGGGAGAAGCGCCTGACCAACTGAAAAAATCGGGTACATTCTCaagaaatttttaaaaatatgaatttcaataaGATCGTAACTCCGGATTAATTTAATCTTTCCACCTCATCATCCCAGGTTAGGTACAGCCCGTTtcaggttagtgttcactggctctgtttgatacaaccatgcacaCACCAGTAATGCATGCTACACtttaaagatagcaagattgaatgaatacagtttcgaAATTTCTTGCGATATtctgtctaaatgaaatgaactaatgtgccacCGTGCAGACAGCAAATGCAGACATGAAAATAATGGCACTCTTGTGTTTGCATCTAGTATGTACGtttaatggtttatttcattgcaTGAGACAAAAagtagcaagaaattgtgatcttttaaagtgaaatgtacaatttcttattggtttctgcgtggtcaTATCAAACAGAACCAATGAGCACTAACTAGAAACGGGCTGTACTTATTTTACCGCAACTGCCTATATCCCACTTTTCCTTTACACTTGAGTGTGATCAGTTTGGCTTTAACACATTTAATAGATCAGCACAGTATAGTAACATGCATGTTTCTTTAAACGCAGCGAAATGTCTTGAGAATGCGATTTCCCCCGAAATTTTTAGGAAGCAAAATAAATGTTTCTTGAATAACACAACTTATTAGAGCCCACACGTCACTGTGGCACTGTCTGTTCCGAATGTGTTATTAGTACATAAATCATgaattttgaaatctaacacagTTACAAACAAAGCCTGTTGCCAATACACGTATGATGTTATCAAAAACATGTGCATGTGTGAACAATAACATTATGTGATAAGatattgttttgttaatttGCGACATGCAGTGTGAGCCTttagagtggccatatggaggattgggtatttattttggataatTTTATAATGgcctcctacttgaaaaaataaatgttaaacaACATGTGCCAAGTTCTTgcttataactcaataaatgacaacagaataaatgtataaaatgtttgttattgtacgtacaataaccaATTTTTACACAACTTTTCGCAACATACTGACCTACAAATACATACTTTGGTCGAtgtagtttcacattgattattcaagtaggaagccatgataaaattgttttataaattaaaaccaaaatacacacaaatcctcatccatatggccactaagACAATGGTTGTTATTGACTGTGCGATTAATCACGTATTATCTCGCGATATATCACGGGGGGATTAAAATATGGAAATCTGTAAAGAAATGAGGCATGTGTCTTCTTTAATATCtgcatttattatttcatttgagCTACTTCATATGCATATGTCTGCTGAGTCAGACTCATATTTGATGTAATGAAACTATTGTAACACCTGGTAATGAATGAGGAACAACTTTCAAGTCAGTTTTTCTTGCCAATCGAGCGTTAATATGTGATTTAAaattaaagtgaaatgaaaCCTCCAGAATCCATTTCTTTTAGCAGATTATTTACCATTAAATTTTCCCGCAGCTGTGTTCCCCTTGAAGGCTATTGACCTCTGAACCCGTGCATTTTATTCGCACAATAAAGCCTATAATAACCTGACCATAAACCAGATGATATCAGAATTCTTACAGCATTACACAATATTAAATAGGTTGGCAGTATCTAATGACATTCATACAATATATTAATGAATTAAAAGAAATAAGTGAAAGGTACAGTGGAGTCGGCGGGGAAGGCATCTCGGGGGATTTTAAGGTCAGTGGATCGATGATTGCATGTAAGGGTCTGTAAGCAAATTTACAGACAGTCGGCAAGAACTACACAACGTAAATCCCCTGTCGTGTAGTTAGAGGACAGTTGGtgattatcaaatatttacggattacaatgaatacatattATAAAGCAAGCAGACAGACGAGTAAATAGTGGGATGTACCTGATTGAAAACAGCATAAAGATTGGCTGTACGATATACACAGCAATTATTACCTCGGGGGTCACTTTAGGACTCGATACGTATAACATTTTCCCCCTGTGGTTTTCCAGGTATTGCAAGTGCTTCGCTGCTTGAAGTTAATATTGATATCAACGTATTGGGAAAcaaataattgattgattgattgattgattgattggttggttggttggttggttggttggttggttggttggttggttggttggttggttggttggttggttggttggttgattgattgattgattgattgattgattgattgattgattgactgactgattgattgattgattgattgatcgatcgatcgatcgatttgtTATTCTTTCCCTTACATGGCACACATAACGGTGCGTCTTTTACATAACATAAAGCAACAGCCGGATAAATTAACATTGTTTAAAAATCACACGACTTTGCCATCGTTACtgttatatacaaaacaacaacTCAGACAGATAAGAAACGATTGATGTAAATAAATTGCCTAGAATTTTAAACGAGTGCATTGAGGTCGAACATGTGTCAAGGATAATGACTGTCAACGTGTGCCCATTTTTTAAACAAACGTTAAATGCCTGACACGCAACAACGACCTGTTGCCAGGGGTCtttacaccacacacacactatactGTGCCTACAACTATTACAACACACGCACGCCATATACCGCCTGAGCGCCTGTTAATAATCCAAGGTGACCGCATGTTAACTTGATATACCTAATCTGCTAGCGAAACCATTTACTAGGCTTAATACAATTTATCTAGTCTTCATCAACGTTGTTAGGCCTAGGGAgctttcagtatttacaagggggggggcggaggaaatcacgcatagtctgttaagtaaaacatgaccctgcccaaattctccatttgtaaaatgtgaccctcccctttgtcccattttgtaaaacatgaccctccccatgacaattgcatatactgaacgttaatcaatattcccattatacatacaaattaaatgattttgactatgtattagaaagcaatatttctacatataaagtgacaaaccgtaaaagactggctagttacctttcttaagttataatc
This window of the Glandiceps talaboti chromosome 16, keGlaTala1.1, whole genome shotgun sequence genome carries:
- the LOC144447141 gene encoding uncharacterized protein LOC144447141, yielding MSPFLILSNTICYQLTFSTIIVVVIFTACRCCYNTIRKWRAKVTVLVLGSDPIGLTAVLIAAYSKKTSRIILVEQKSRNFLIGQSQQVALDTRSVQFLKTFNVDFDNIEGCWQGERFCTPLGVLQEYLLGLIERHQDKIEVKLSTKFSKSMLDNLCKQKQRTLTIICDDSSPSWSTLLNIDDEYIQSSCKLYGAVAKLERMEQKQIPTPEKTVSRLNLDLSAYGGDFASPESAQLTFHLKIFGTLRHRHVALVCPKSDSHVLRQLRMTANPWLMSII